From the genome of Brassica oleracea var. oleracea cultivar TO1000 chromosome C4, BOL, whole genome shotgun sequence:
GGATATTTAGCGCGCTTAATTATATTTTTAATCTAACCCTCTTTCGACAATGTCGTTGTTGTATAGTGGTAAGTATTCCCGCCTGTCACGCGGGTGACCCGGGTTCGATTCCCGGCAACAGCGCTTTCTTTTTGGCTTTGCTAAAATAACGTTCAAAATCTCGACAAAAAACTATTGGCTTCGCCCGGGTTCGAACCGGAGACCTTCAGTGTGTTAGACTGACGTGATAACCAACTACACCACGAAACCATTTAGTTAGTCGAACGACACAAATAAGGTTTTGAACCTAATATATTAGATATTTTATATATGAAATGTATTATTATAACCTCAATAGTGAACTTCAGCTCTTGCTTTCTAATCTTTGATGTGACAAGTTTTTTGTGGAACAAGTTCTTGTTCTGTGTAAAATTCAAGGCCATGGATACGTTCATCAAGTTTGATCCAATCTTTATTTATCCTACCAGTGGTCTTCAGTCTTATTTTAACACACTAATATTATGGATTCTGTTACTATTGGAAGCAGAATCAATCGAACTTGAAACCGTTCTGCTTTGGAGCGAACACGACATCAAATATCGATACAAACTTGTAGTAACGGAAGGAACTGTCTCGACAAATGTGGTGAGAGGATCATCAAGGTTCTCGTCTACTTTTCTTTTGTTGGTTAGTTCTTTTTTGAGACAGAATCTTGAAAAAAAGTTTAACCAACAAGAGGAACCTGATGATCCTTTCACCACACTTGTCGATCGGATTGAAATGCTCTGTTGAGAAACGTCACTTCTAACCAGAATTTGGTATAGAAAATGGACCCGAGACAAAAGAAATATTAGACCAAACCCCTCATGTCTGGTTTATTAGACAAAAGCCCTAAAGAGTCAACTAAACCTTCCAAACTCTAAACAGAAACATTTGACAACGAGACCAAACCAGCTCAGGTCCACTTGACAGAGAATCTCCCACATCACATCAATGGCTCTTCCTCTTCGTCAGCATTGCCTAACCCCCACAAAATCTCGTCTTTCTCCCCAAAATGCCCTCCCTCGCCGGAGTTTTCTCAAGCTCTCCGACCGTCGTGATACTCAAACTTCCCCTCCACCGCAGCTCACCATAAAAGAACAGAAACCCAGTTCTCAGAACGGCTCTCTCTACTCACCTTTACTCGTCAGATGCAGCAGAGACCACGACGAACCTCAGTCAACGCACGATGAAAAGATCCAAACTTTACAGAAACCCAAGAACGGGAAGAGCTTCTGGGCCGCCGTTAGTTTAATCATCGGAACCGCCGTGGGTCCGGGAATGCTCGGCCTCCCAGCCGCAACCATCAGATCTGGCTCGATCCCATCGACGGTCGCTTTACTCTGCTCTTGGGTCTACGTCATCTCCTCTATCCTCCTCGTGGCCGAGCTCAGCTTCGCAGCTATGGAAGAAGACAACGCGTCAGAGGTCAGCTTCACAGGCCTTGCAACTAAATCATTCGGGGATAAATTTGGAGTCTTTGTGGCTTCTGTCTATGCTTCGCTGAGTTTTGCTTTGATGGTTGCTTGCGTGTCTGGGATTGGCTCTATTGTCTCTCAATGGTTTCCTACAATGAATCCGTTATTAGCCAATGCTATATTCCCTCTAGTCTCCGGAGTCTTGATCGGTTTCTTCCCGTTCAATGCTATTGATGTCGCCAACAGGTGTCTCTGCTTCCTCATGCTCTTCTCTATAACTTCACTCGTTGCTATAGGTTTATCCGTGGCTAGGTCCAACGTGTTGGCTTCCTTTGGTCAGTCTTGTTGGAAGGTTTCGGCGGTTTTGCCCGCGGTTCCCGTTATGGTGCTGACGCTGGGGTTCCATGTCATCACTCCTTTTATATGCAACCTCGCTGGGGACTCGGTTTCGGATGCTCGGAGAGCTGTTCTTGTGGGTGGTGTTGTGCCGTTTGTTATGGTGTTGTCGTGGAACCTCATTGTTTTGGGGCTCGCGAGGATCAAAGTCCCTGTGGGTTCTTCTTCGGCCATTGACCCTATCTCGCTTCTTCTGTCTGTGAACCCTTCTGCTTTGTCTGCTGTTCAGGGTTTTGCTTTCTCGGCGTTGGCCACCAGTTTGATCGGATACGCTGTTAGCTTCCCGAAGCAGCTCCTTGATACATGGAAGCTTGTGTCTAAACAGTCAAAGGGAACTGATGGGAGAGTTTCAGACAGTGAAGCGGCGAGAGGTCGTGATGGATTTGAAGCGGTAGTGATGCTGTTTGTGCTTGGTGTTCCGGCTCTCATTGCAACGTACTTTCCTTCAACGTTTTCGAGGGCTTTGGATTTTGCAGGTGTTTATGCGAACTGTTTTCTCTTTGGTGTACTGCCTCCTGCAATGGCTTATATTCAGCAGTCTAGGAAGAAGCTCAGGTATCTTCTTCACCCAACAATATACAACTTTGTTTATAGTCCTTTGTTTCAGTTCTTTATGTCAATTGTCTTTGCAAGAATGATATGAAACCAAAAGGTTTTTGATATTTGCAGGTCATGGGTTCTTCCCGGAGGCAACTTTACTTTGTTGATCTTATTTGTAGTCGCTGTGATACTGGGAATATGGCATTAGATAGCCATCAAACAGAAATGTAATGTTTGGATCATTCTACGGACATGTGACATGATCTGACTGTGCTAACCAGGCTTAGATAAGTAAAAGGCGACATTCACAAAGAAAAATGCGTTTTCTGGTTAGCACAGAGAAGTCTTTTACCACATAGCAAATTCAAATTTGACTCTGGATGAAAAAATACGAGACTTGAGATGATACCAGAGAATTGAAGGGTGTGACCGGTAACTATCATAAGAACAATAGAAACGGAGACGGTAACTATCATAAGAACAATAGGAACAGAGAGGAAATGAATGAGTAGGAATAAAATTTTAGTAATGTTGAGGAATGATGGTTCCTTATCAAAATTAATGAGGAATTGATTTGTTCTATAATTTTATACAAATAAAGGAATGAGAAGGAAAACCTATTCTTCGTGAACGGTAAAAAGTTTAAGGAATATTAAGGAACATAGTGTTCCTCCTCATTTCCTTGGTCACCAATCACACTCGAAATCTTGAATTAACTAGATAACTATGTGCGCAACATAAGATGGCAGGTGAATAGAACTCCGTTTTTTTTTAATTATATATTAAAAGAGAAGTCACAACCTTGATACACGTGTGATTTTTTTTAAAATGGACATATTCATAGAAAGTCATGTTACATTTAATCTCTAATCTTATCATTTAAATTTTAGGTTTACCAAAAATTTTAATTGGGCTATCAATAATTGAATTTAAACAATAGATGATCCATTGGATTTATAGATAGTATAAATTAAATAGATGTAATTTAATTTTGTAATACTACCTCCATATGTTAAATATTTAAATATTTGTCGATGTTAACTTTTAAAATTATAAAAAACAATTTAGATAACAAAAATCATACTCCCGATGTTTTACTCCAATGCACAAATATTAATAAAAACTATTGTTTATCAAAAGTGTCATTAAATTA
Proteins encoded in this window:
- the LOC106339753 gene encoding tyrosine-specific transport protein 2; amino-acid sequence: MALPLRQHCLTPTKSRLSPQNALPRRSFLKLSDRRDTQTSPPPQLTIKEQKPSSQNGSLYSPLLVRCSRDHDEPQSTHDEKIQTLQKPKNGKSFWAAVSLIIGTAVGPGMLGLPAATIRSGSIPSTVALLCSWVYVISSILLVAELSFAAMEEDNASEVSFTGLATKSFGDKFGVFVASVYASLSFALMVACVSGIGSIVSQWFPTMNPLLANAIFPLVSGVLIGFFPFNAIDVANRCLCFLMLFSITSLVAIGLSVARSNVLASFGQSCWKVSAVLPAVPVMVLTLGFHVITPFICNLAGDSVSDARRAVLVGGVVPFVMVLSWNLIVLGLARIKVPVGSSSAIDPISLLLSVNPSALSAVQGFAFSALATSLIGYAVSFPKQLLDTWKLVSKQSKGTDGRVSDSEAARGRDGFEAVVMLFVLGVPALIATYFPSTFSRALDFAGVYANCFLFGVLPPAMAYIQQSRKKLRSWVLPGGNFTLLILFVVAVILGIWH